Proteins from a genomic interval of Mesobacillus sp. S13:
- a CDS encoding aminopeptidase: MSDFQTNLEKYADLAVKVGVNIQKDQTLVVNTTIDSAEFVRLVAKKAYEAGAKNVVVNWNDDVVNRTKYDLAPDEAFTEYPEWRAREVEDLAENGAAFMSIVSSSPDLLKGVKSERIANFQKAAGTALSKYRKYIQSDKVSWTVIAAPSEGWAKMVFPEETAETAVQKLWDAIFKAVRVDTPDPVAAWKDHDSSLHEKVDYLNGKRYKKLHYKAPGTDLTVELPEKHIWVGAGSVNEQGNEFMANMPTEEVFSVPLKTGVNGYVSSTKPLSYGGNIIDNFKLTFENGKIVGVEAEEGEEILKQLVATDEGSHYLGEVALVPFNSPISQSNVLFFNTLFDENASNHFAIGSAYAFCVEGGKTMSSEELAENGLNESITHVDFMIGSDKMDIDGITADGTAEPVFRNGDWAL; the protein is encoded by the coding sequence ATGAGTGATTTTCAAACGAATTTAGAAAAATATGCAGACCTTGCTGTCAAGGTTGGCGTGAACATCCAGAAGGACCAGACGCTTGTCGTCAATACGACGATCGACTCTGCTGAATTTGTCCGTCTTGTTGCGAAAAAGGCATACGAAGCCGGCGCTAAAAACGTCGTCGTGAACTGGAATGATGATGTCGTAAACAGAACGAAATACGATCTTGCACCAGATGAGGCGTTCACAGAATACCCTGAATGGCGCGCACGCGAAGTGGAAGACCTAGCTGAAAACGGTGCAGCATTCATGTCAATCGTTTCTTCAAGTCCTGACTTGTTGAAGGGTGTGAAGTCCGAGCGCATCGCAAACTTCCAGAAAGCTGCTGGAACAGCACTTTCAAAGTATCGCAAATACATACAATCCGATAAAGTTAGCTGGACAGTCATTGCTGCTCCTTCTGAAGGCTGGGCAAAAATGGTGTTCCCTGAGGAGACTGCTGAAACAGCTGTGCAGAAGCTTTGGGATGCGATTTTCAAGGCAGTCCGTGTGGACACTCCAGATCCTGTCGCTGCATGGAAAGACCATGACTCTTCCCTTCATGAGAAGGTTGATTACCTGAACGGCAAGCGCTACAAAAAGCTTCACTACAAAGCACCTGGCACTGACCTGACAGTCGAGCTTCCTGAGAAGCATATCTGGGTTGGCGCTGGCAGCGTGAACGAGCAAGGCAATGAATTCATGGCAAACATGCCGACTGAAGAAGTATTCTCTGTTCCGTTGAAAACAGGCGTAAACGGTTATGTTTCAAGCACGAAGCCACTTAGCTATGGCGGAAACATCATCGACAACTTCAAGCTTACTTTTGAAAATGGAAAAATCGTTGGAGTTGAAGCTGAAGAAGGCGAAGAAATCCTGAAGCAGCTTGTGGCTACTGATGAAGGTTCACACTATCTTGGTGAAGTTGCCCTAGTACCATTCAACTCGCCAATTTCCCAATCAAATGTGCTGTTCTTTAACACACTATTTGATGAGAACGCGTCAAACCATTTCGCAATCGGAAGCGCTTATGCATTCTGTGTAGAAGGCGGAAAGACAATGTCTTCAGAAGAACTGGCTGAGAACGGCCTGAACGAAAGCATCACGCACGTCGACTTCATGATCGGCTCCGATAAAATGGACATCGACGGCATCACAGCAGATGGA
- a CDS encoding MDR family MFS transporter produces MRIRDWDRNLKIRLFGEALMNITFWMFFPFLTIYFAESFGKDKAGFLLIFSQVFSVFANLLGGYTADRFGRKRMMVISAFGQGIAFLVFAYAVSPWFTSPMLGFICFTLVGMFGSIYWPASQAMVADVVPEKDRSSVFAIFYTQINIAVVVGPILGAIFYVKYRFELMIAVAIISILLALVLANWTRETVPASARQARAENGKWYDFLKDQIADYKVIVQDKVFLMFIIAGILAAQTFMQLDLLFPVYTKDTVHNQTVLELGSKVFTVNGEQAFGLILSENGLLVALFTVVVTRWVTRFRERNVFVLSSLIYAVSILMFGATNWIWGLIGAMAVFTLAELMTAGLQQTFISNLAPEKMRGQYFAAASLRYTIGRTIAPISIPLTVWIGYGWTFTILSILAVLSAVLFWLMFRMYESKKAAGI; encoded by the coding sequence ATGAGGATAAGAGATTGGGATCGAAACTTGAAGATTCGCTTGTTCGGCGAAGCTTTAATGAATATAACATTTTGGATGTTTTTCCCGTTTTTAACGATTTACTTTGCTGAAAGCTTTGGTAAGGACAAAGCTGGATTCCTGCTGATTTTTTCACAGGTGTTCTCGGTGTTTGCCAATTTGCTTGGAGGATATACGGCGGACAGGTTCGGGCGCAAGCGAATGATGGTCATCTCAGCATTTGGCCAGGGCATCGCCTTCCTAGTTTTTGCCTATGCCGTATCACCATGGTTCACCTCGCCGATGCTCGGTTTCATCTGCTTTACCCTCGTTGGGATGTTCGGCTCGATCTATTGGCCTGCCAGCCAGGCGATGGTAGCCGACGTGGTTCCTGAAAAAGACCGAAGCAGCGTGTTCGCTATTTTTTATACACAAATCAATATCGCCGTGGTTGTCGGTCCAATTCTCGGAGCGATTTTTTATGTAAAATACCGGTTTGAACTGATGATTGCCGTCGCGATCATCTCCATTTTGCTTGCACTTGTCCTCGCAAATTGGACGCGTGAAACGGTCCCTGCTTCAGCCAGGCAAGCACGTGCAGAAAATGGCAAATGGTATGACTTTCTTAAAGATCAAATTGCCGATTACAAGGTCATTGTCCAAGATAAAGTATTTCTCATGTTCATCATCGCAGGGATTTTAGCGGCCCAAACATTCATGCAGCTTGATTTGTTATTCCCTGTTTACACAAAGGATACGGTGCATAATCAAACGGTGCTAGAACTCGGCAGCAAGGTATTCACCGTGAATGGAGAGCAGGCTTTTGGATTGATTTTATCCGAAAATGGATTGCTGGTTGCCCTCTTCACTGTAGTTGTTACGAGATGGGTGACCCGCTTCCGGGAACGGAATGTGTTTGTATTGTCATCGCTCATCTATGCAGTGTCGATATTGATGTTCGGTGCGACCAATTGGATTTGGGGCCTGATCGGGGCAATGGCTGTGTTCACACTGGCTGAACTGATGACAGCCGGGCTGCAGCAAACCTTCATTTCCAACCTGGCACCTGAAAAAATGCGCGGCCAGTATTTTGCCGCCGCTTCATTGCGCTATACGATTGGCAGGACGATTGCCCCAATCAGCATTCCGTTGACTGTTTGGATCGGCTATGGCTGGACATTCACCATCCTTAGCATTCTCGCCGTTTTGAGCGCCGTGCTGTTCTGGCTGATGTTCAGGATGTATGAGAGTAAGAAGGCTGCCGGGATTTGA